The genomic region acatAAGCACTATAACTTAGATCTTCATTATGTAACTTTACCAGGTAAAACAGCACGACTGCTTCTTAATTGGTACTAAATTATATAGCGCAGTTTCCTCCTGGCTGAAAGACTCATAAAGTCGAAGGAGGCATTTAGTGAGCAGGAAGCAGGAGGGAACAGTGAGTGAgcgaggagaaaaacaaaagggaatAAATACCTTCAGGAGCCATCCACGCTGGAGAGTACATACGACCAGGACACTGGAAGGACAACTTAGCATCCGCCATACTTATCCTGGCGGTCATGTCCTCATCAATCTGTAGACGAATTACATCTTGTGATCACATCTGATAATAAACATGCGGATATCtaatgaaataaaagacagcAGAAAGGCCTCTCACCATGATGTGCTTACTGTTGAGGTAAAGCCGCGAAACCATTGGTTCTAAGGTGTGGAGGAAAGCCATGCCACTGGCAATGTCCAGTGCAAACTTCACTGCCTGGCTCTGGTCGACCACGAGAGCTGAGGGAACAGAAGGCAGAAGTAGGATATGGGGTTTAATTAAGTGGCATGATACCAACATCTAAATGTCACTTAACTGACTAGCTGACATGAATGAGTGAGATGGGGGGGAGTGAGAGAAATAAGAGAAATAAGTGAGAGAAAGACGCATGCACAAATACGTTTCTTTATCCATAATGTATGAAGCCACACAGCGTCATCCACAGTGGCAAACCTGCCGCAGTCTTAGCTCTTTCAGGCTGAGACAAAAGACAAATTTGAGCCTTTTCATTTTAACGCATGCACACATTGTCAAATGACTTACTGGTGCCCTGGTGTAATATGTTGTAGAGGGATCCGTAGGGCATGTAGTGGGTAATGATTATAGGGTGAGGGGATGGCGGTGACTGACAGGCCCCAAGAACAGGTAGGATGTTTGGGTGAGAAAAAATCCTATCAAgccacaacagaaaaaaaagagagattgtGAAGTGTTTCtaaatattatttaataaatagcTATTTATTCTAAGCTCAAGATGGTCTGTCTGGGATAAGAAGAGACTAACAGAGAAGAAATGGCCTCAAAGTTTGGTCTGAATCACGAGAATGCTTTGCAAATCCACGAGAAACCACCCCACCATTTGTGTCACCTTTAAAGTTAAGCCCAGCAGCAGTGTTTTTGCATTTCACTGTCACCTATTTTTGCAGTACATGAAAGAGCTTATGTTGCCTCTAATCTTCGGCGCACGCATAACCAGCGCTTTGATGATTGCATCAAGCACAGCCAGGACGTTCCTACTGCGCACTCAGCCTTCCTGGTGAGGTTTCTTTGATTTGGCCTGCTCAAAGGATTCTCTCACCTTCTGTTCTGGTCATTTTATCCCGAGGAtgacagaatttattaaaagtAGATGAGATGGGAATGCAGTTTTGCTCAGGTGATTTAATACTATTCAGAGGACGCTTCAGAATGCTGAAGTCATTCTGTGGGCCCGCCTGGGCCCGTCTTAACACGTTCTGCAGGGTTCGACGGTTATTGCACGATAAGTTCATAACAGAAAACAGGATTAGAAAGTAATGCTTGAGTCACATTGTGAAGGGTCTGGTTTCATCTTATAAAAGAGGTTCATGTTTGCTGTAGAACCCGACTTAGCAAAAATAAAGGGTCCTCTCCTCCATTGCATAAGAATCCTGCACAACATCCTAGCTAATCTTTGACCACAGACTTCACCGGCGGTTCATCGCGGTCATCTGTACTCTACACAAGGACTGTGTTTACCAGTgcatggccaccaggccaaatgTCGACTGATTCTATGTAACTCAAACAGACGCTAAGCCGACTCAAGATAAGAAACTGCAGCACCAAATGTATTTGCCTCAGTTTACATAAACACGCAGGCTGACAGCATGTGACCCTGTGATGTTTGCCCATGATCCATGACACGAAAAGCAGAGGTGAAACAAGCTTAATTCAAGAATTAAATTATAAAGATAAATTCCcaggatatgttttttttatttacactatCTCATTTAAAGCTTAAAGCTCAAAATTATGCATTATTAGGGCCAAGATACAGTGTGAATTTAACACCACCAAACTAAGTCACTGAACTGTATGATACATGCAGTGTTAGTGCCTCCTGGAATATTTAGCTTTATGATAAATATGATGACTCCTTGTGCCGTTTACCCACCCAAATTCATAATACAATTGTCCAAATATGGTGAGTTCTGGCTCAAGAATTATGGCAAAGGTCATAAGAGTCGAAATGTAACTCCACAAACCAGTGCGTGCTGTAACAATGGCTAGatccatctttcatatacagtcaaTGCAATGGAATACCGATTCATTGTTCGGATACCACAAGAAGCACTGCTGCCCCAGACCCACCACTATAACCTTTCTCATTCCTACAGTACGGTTATTTGAATCACCTCAGTTTAGGATGTTCCTCGTTGAAGTCTCTGCTCTTCCTGGTGGTCCAGTCTCTCACTTGTAGCACTTTTACTACAATTTCGTCCCCTTGCCACCGACCCTGCCATAACTACAAACAGAGCGCATGGTGTTAAACAGCCGGGGAGCTGAAAAAGACTGGCACGCAGCAATAAAAACAGAGTGCAGCTAACCTCTCCAGACTGGTTTTCATTGATCTTTGCCAGCAGCGAGAGTTGCTTATAATCGATACCAGCCTGCTTGTTGAGGGTGCCATTACCTACAAGGTCAAAAACATCGCTATTATTGCAAACATTCTGCTTTGATATGATGATTGGCCCCTAGAGTGTGGAATAAATGCTACTCACGGGGTCGTGTCCGCATGGTGCCCTTCCAGAAAGTTTCCTTGTATGGAACTTTGATCAGACTCTGGCCCATTTTCTCTGCcttttctaaaaagaaaacaacaaaaattaagAATGCATAATTATTTCCTTTTCAAAAAACCCCTGTTTGTCTGTTAAAATATCCAAAAATAGTCCCCTGTAGCACCTTGTAGCAGCTGTCTTAGGTGAGGCTTGGCTTTGTCCAAAGGTGTTTGTCCATACCTATTGCATATACACACCTGGGCACCACTGGCCACCAGGtcctaaaagaaaaagtggtcaaACAATGTAATGTGCACAGATTAGATACTGAAGAGCTTCACAGAAAAAGACTGCAGTGACCATCTCTGACCAGAAGAGGGAGCAAAGAGATAATGGTAAAGTAAAGAGAGAGCATCTGTGTATGGGTATATAGTAAAGTACTGCACCTCGGCCACTTCATCCTGGCCCCAGAAGCAGGCGTAGTGGAGCGGGGTGTTCCCGTGCTCATTGACTGTGTTGGGGTCGGCTTTGCACTGGATCAGCtgccattaaaaaacaaaagggcaTAATGATAAATAAGATTTGACccacctaaaaaaaaataaaacacatacacagaccCACTGATTAACAACACTGTATCTGTATCTGGGTTGCTTTGGTTCaggagagcaggtcatctgctaactggaaggttggcAGTTCAGTCGTTCTGAGTTGATCGgtatgtaaatgtgtgtgaatgtcagataGCAAGCACTCAGCTCTAGAAAAAAAGTGCCTACGTGAATATATAAAGTGTATTGTATAAAGCGCTGTGTTTACCTTGGCCACGATGTCTCTGTGTCCATGACTTGCGGCGAGATGCAGCGGCGTATCGTCACCACGGTTCATCACATTTATGCGGGCACCTCGCATGATGAGCATGTCGACAACGCCGTTCTTCCCTTCCCTGCACGCCCAGTGGAGAGGGCTGAAGCCGTGGTCATCACTAAGCCACAGGGCAAGCACAGTACGGGAAGCAAAGAAGACATACTTTTACTGTAAACTTACTTTATAAAGTCTGACAAGTATATTTTCAGTTGATGAAGTGTGTGTCACTGTGAGGTGATGACATTCTTGTTTCGCTGAACTGCATGTAGGAGGATGCTGGCGGCCTCTGACAAAATTGTACATGTGTGGCTTCCTCTATGACACGGAGACACCCAggttctcacacacagacacacacacacaccaactgcTAATCTTTATTTAGACTTAAGCATATGCTACTGCACTTTTCCTGCAGCCTATACTCCTCTGGTGACTCCTCTGATGACTGGCATGTGATAAAAATGCCAGTGCAAGCTGGAATAGCTACTAACATATGTAAAGGCGCAAACACTTGCAGCACTGCACTCTAGCAGCCTGCGAGGAGCCCAGGATATCACCTCCATGTGACTTGGCCCTCTTTCACCCGTTTTGCTTTACCTGACCCCAAGGCAGCTGCTGGGGATTCTCGCAGCTCGTTGCAAAGCCACAACCTCTTCACTCTATTTAACAATAAACCCTAAGAGAGCTTGTACAGCCCGTAGGAAGTAGCTCCAGAACTAGGTTAACACTTAAGTGAAATGCCAGTTAGGCACATTCTGTCTGTTCTGATCCAGCACTGTGTGGACAGACAGTGCAGTCTAACCAGCCCTTTGGGCTATAAAAAGTaacagaagagagagaaaaaaactcaGGAATGACAGGGTGGAAAAAACACAGTGGAATCCTGAGCTacacattctctctctctttctcctcatgTCTCTTTATGTCACACGTTTCCAGGGGGCTGATCTGAaacagcttttttgtttgtttggtaaaatgtttgtttctaaGTTCCCTTTCCTTTTGTACCAGATGTAGAGGTAAAGGAATTCCACTAACATGTAGCACATTTCCCCTGCCGACACATGACGCTTTAATTGCACATTATTAGATATTCTAAAGGTAAAAACAGGCCTGACCGCATAGCTGAGCTTCCTCAGAGTAAGAGCCAAAAAGGAGGCCTCCAGCATAATGAGTGGCCTCTCAAATGTTTATGCGGGACTGCAGAGAGCTGTCTGGGTAGCTCTGTCGGCGAGGGCTTGGCCCTGTATGGAGCTGAAACAGAGGAAATGGTCTTGGCTGTTGCGTGGTTGGCTAGAAGCTCTGCAGCCCTCAGAGGCAACGTCAACAAACTGCACATATATGGCCTGACCAAAGAATGAGATAACTGAGATCTTTAGCAGTGAGGTCTTCTTTTTGGAAAGGGCAGATGTTGACGGGGCTGCACCCTTTGATTAATATAAAATCATCTGGCAGTAATAGTTTGGATTTCACTTTTAATCCCAAAGTGTGGCTTCTTTAAaagtagctgttttttaaacacaacacactTCTAGAGGGGCAAATCTTAAGCTCTCTGAGTCACGTAAGTTACTGTGAAACCTCCTCTGAATTACCCATAAGCAGTTTTTGGAAATGACCTCATAAgaagaagggggggaaaaagtacAGACTGTAGCTTAGTGATGCTCAGCAGTACGTGGAGTTGCAGAGCGAGAACAATATGGAAACTATGTGACCAGCTCCAATGCGCCAAAGATCACCTTTTTCTAATGCACACcagcacacaaaaacaccaaagaaTCATTTGCTTTTAATACAAATTCTTTAAAAGTCCAGGTCTCGTTGCACAGGCTTCAACATCACAGCTGGATTCAGCAGAAAGTCCAGCAGCAGTCCTCTTCAAAGCCTTGTCTGTTTGAATGAGTGTGCACAGTTATCTGCTTACCCCAGGTTGAGGTCATTCTCCGTGTTGTCCAGCCACAGACGAACAGCCACAGAGTTGCCCTCTCTGCACTGTGTGAAGATGTCATCCATGGGTATGCTGCAGGTTCCGCCTGGTTTAAGCTCAGGATCACAGAGCCTGTAAGAGGTTTTATTAATAGGTTTTCACCCCCTCACACTTAAAAGCTTTGCACACCTTCCAGCACATTATCAGACATCACTCACTTTTGAATCTAGATTGCTATCAGCGCTATTCTGATGGCTGACTAGTTTTAAGGTCCGTGGGCGCcttaaaaatgatcaaaatgttAAATTCACTATTTTTGCTGCAAAAATATCCAGAAGCCAGCAGAATATAAAGCCCCCACGTTTCCTCTTGGCTTCATCTGCCTCCGTTGAATCGGATGGGCTGGCCTATTGGATCACTTTGAAAACTactgtaaaaaaatgttcaagttCAGTCAACAACGAAGCTTCTCGGGTTTGTTGTATGTTTAGGAAAAGTATGAACTGTatagaaaaaaagttttcaaacCTTTTACCAGCTGGTGAGCGATCGATTTCTTGTTGGTTTCTTTTTCCCCCGCGAAAGTCTGCCGTCTCCTCAAATTTAAGAGCAGGGAATGGTCGCTCCGAGTCCACGCCCCGCTCCTCAGAGCTGATGTGGGCTACAGCTGGAGAGAAGTTCGAGGAGGTGTCCGCTACTGGCAACCATATCCCGGGACACCGAAGCACCAGCGCTCCCTGCTGGAGGCAACGCAACCATGCAAAAGCAAGCAGGGTATTTAGATGTTCTGAGGTCTGctgaagctcatcttgtaaccagcaggttgccggttcgatccccagctctgtctgtttTGGTCGTTCTGTCCTTGGGCAAgtcacttcacctaccgcctactggtgatggcaggtGGCAGGActaaaaaactatctacaggagattaacagtatctgaaagaaaCACGGATGAAAAGGccacactatcagtcatggattggcctccccagaggtcGGACCTCAACATTGGGAAGCAGTTTGagatcatgttgacagagaatGGAATCAAAGGCACCCAAcagccaaagaagagctttgaatgtccttcaaaaagCCTAAAGaactgaagactacttaaagaaattacaagaaaacttATCTAAGAGAGTTCAAACTGTGTTGAAGAATGTGGCTCAGGGggtcagggggttgggaagcgcatctgtaaccggaaggtcgccggttcaatccctgggctctctgtcctggtcgttgtgtccttgggcaagacactttaccctactggtgttggccagaggggccgatggcgcgatatggcagcctcgcttctgtcagtctgccccagggcagctgtggctacaaccgtagcttgcctccaccagtgtgtgaatgtgagagtgaatgaatagtggtattgtaaagcgctttgggtgccttgaaaagcgctatataaatccaatccattattattaaagaaTAACCCAGTAATTAATGTTGGCTAATTATGAATTTTCATAGCATTTTAATGCATCACAACAggattatatatgtatacaaattaaaactattAAGTGTCATAGTTTCATAAACTTGGTTGTTCTtacatagatttatttatttatttttgccaatTTATaacttgaaaaataacaaaacagcaAGATTTATGTTCTTCAGTTACTTAGTGTTTTTAGGACAAATAACTCCCTATGGCAACGTGAAATCCCCTCATCTGTTTTAACTAGCTTGTTATTGACAAGGAATGTAAATCTCATTGGCTccctctctgcagcagcagggcgGTGAAATATTGTggcaaaaaacattttctccaaACAACATCAATAACTGGAACCAAACGTCTTCATTCACAGCCATAGGAACGCACAGTTGCTGGCTGTTTATTGCGGCTCTCCTTCTGGATTTAGAGGGTGTGCAACACAGATTGTGCAAACACAGGAAATGATGGGGAGGAGGGGAAGATGATGATATGTGACAAAGGTCGTGAACTGCCTTCAGAGCTACACAAGCCAGAGCACGTGGCGTTCCCCCGACTGTGTTCAGACACCTGAACAGGATGAAGGCGGGATGGCCTTTAatgttttcaaaccataaaAGTAACGTTCCGTCACTGTTATATTTTAAAAGCTGTCATTTTTCAGAGAGGGTCATCCTACCATTTTATAACTTACACTACATACTACACGCTGTACTGTTAAACTGTGCAATTCCAAAAAACATGTGTCTTGGCTAAGCACATCTGGGTAAACACCAGATTGGTCTTTATACCAGGTGTACGATTGTGCTTTGATTTAGAATCATGCATTTATTGTTGAAATCcccggctttttttttttttactcagtccTTTTCACTCcctgtgtgtatatacacacaacTGCATTTAATCATGAGTAACAACCAAACTCTGACTCTTTCTCCTGTAGTGTGTCCTTTGTCCCATCTCTCTttgttctcttctctttcccctcatccCAAATTGGTCGTGGCAGATAGCTGCTACTCCCTGAGCATAatcctgctggaggtttcttccttttaaaagagagttttccCTTCCAACTGTCACCCAGCGCTTGTTTTTAGGAGATCACGTGATAGTTGGTGGTTCTTTCTAATAGTTTCGGGTacttaccttacaatataaagagctTTGAGGCGACTCTTGTTATgaattggcactatataaataaaattgaattgtaggtacagatgcacacaaacacacacatgctgtcaAACAACTCTCATTAGCAAACAACATCACCTTTTATGGGTAGCCTTTTAATGTTAACCTTTTACAATTTTTTCCCTACTGTGTAAGAAGTCACCATAAAATTACTGCACAATTGAAATTCCTATCATGAATGACATTCCTCCTCCTCATGTCTTTTGATCAAAATGATTCATATAACGCTCTTGATCGATAACTGTGTCAAACCTGTAACATGTAATGCCTTTCATGGTCATTAATTGACTTTAGATTCATCTATTGCTGActaaggaaaaggaaaaaaaatgctgacatTTGGTTTCATTTGGTCACAAGATATCAACTATACCCTATTTATTAGACTCTTTTTGTCCTGATAGGCTCTCTGATTTAGATGCATCTTCTGATAAGTATGTAGAGTTAGATGACGTAAACAGTGCCGGAGAGCTGGCAGAATCAATCTGGCCACCAGCTACTGAAGGCTGAGAAAATCCTCCTGTATATGAAGGTCCAATGCCAGCTTTATCAAGCACTGGAGCATTTAGCGTTTCATTTGTGGGAGTGAGCGGTGTGGCAGCTGATAATTTGAGTTCTGAGGACACAGACGCATCCAGCTCAGCTGGAAGTGGAGATGAGGTGTTGGGAGCATGATGTGTTGCTGAAATTTCAGTCCCAGCAGCTCCAGATGTTGCCTCTTCCTTGGCATTCTCTGCAGCTTTGCTCTCCAGCTCCTCCATCCGCCGCTGGACCATCCGAGGCATCAGCTGCACATAGGTGCCCATTAAACGATGGTTAGATCGAATGAGCTTCCCTGCACAGTTGTCCACACAGCGCTCCTGGAAGGCAAACAGCAGTCAGAGGTAGAAAGCAGAAAACTACAGTATATTGTGATCACACAGTATATATGCATTAGTAGGCAAATGTGTTATCCACATCCTGGCTGGGACTATTTTTAGTGGtttgactggactgaaaatattCAAGCTGCAACATAAAACTGGCTTCTTTATTGCAGGTTAAATTCAGTAAGGGCCTATGAATGCTACAAAGTTTCTCTTTCACAGAGTAGGGTCACAGGCAAAGTCCTCTCTGTCAAAGATGTTACACAACATCAAATGTGtttgtaaatacaataaagcaGCATGACCAGGATGGACAGATTTAGAGATGAGTATATTAAAGAGCTTAGATTTGGCAATTTGGAGACGAAGTTAGAGAGGTAAGGTAGAGAAGGTTTGGACGTGCATAGGAGAGATAGgtgatatattggacaaagtttgttgaCGGTTGAGACAGTaggcaggaagaaaagaggaaaatccATTGACCACAGAGAAAATTCATGGATATAGTGGAGGAGGGGAAAGGTTGATGTGACAGAGGACGATGCTAGGGGTAAAGTGAGATGAAGGCAGACGAtccgctgtggcgacccctaaatGGAACAGCCGACAGAAAAAACACTTGAAAGAAATCGTGTTGAGACGCAGAACACGGCAATCAAACAATACCACCACGTAGCCGACACAGTAACTGTGATCTTCGCTTTTCCTACCTCGTCCATTGTGAGGTTTCTGTAGTTGAAGTTGCTGCTGCATCGCTGGAAGCAGATTTCAGTCATTCGGTTGTAAACCAGAAGAAAATCCCGCAGCTGAAAAACATACACTCACACTCATCATCCAGCCGTGTTGCTGATTGGGTTATAAAGCAGTGACTTAAAGTGACTTACGTTTCTCAGCTGTTGGTCAGGATCCATCATGGAAATTTGTCTACTTCTAAGCTAATATGTTAGCATGAGCGGTGATCAGCTGCGGTACTGAACAAATGATCCCACTTTTAGATTGTCTGGGTTGGGTGACGGTACAAATCGACAAGATATAAGTCACATATAGGCTTTAACAACGGAATATTCGCATTTGAAATAAGCGCACCTGAATAATTCGCAACAACTGCATGACATTCACATGCACGCTGCCATGTTGGTTACGAAGATCGTCTCCGCCCATCAGAGGCTTCACTACGtagtctgtgaaaaaaaaagtttccattTCCGGCTGGttagaaaaaaagtgaaagataacgtgatgtttttattttatttttttttacatttttgttatacattcttatatttcgTGTAAATTATCTACCATCATCTCTCTGCCTGTTTGCTACTGTATTTTACTAGCATAGTAGCATTGGGTTGCCGTCTGAAAGGTGGAAGACCTAAATTTATGGTTTATTCAGGTTCGTGCAGGTAACCAAGGTCGTAACCAAACCATGCTATTTAAACTTAATAACAGAAATGAGTTGTTGTACCGTAGCGAGCTTCCTATCATAGTTTGAGAAAAACAGCCGAGAAGCTAGCCAGTCTCTACAGGTAGGCCGCAAGTGGATAATATGACCCTTCACTGCCTCAGAACAAACCACTTTGCTACAATTTAGTTTTTCTCTCTAAAGAACTATGGTTGGCACTCATTACTTAAATTAGTACTTGTGAGTAATCACTActtaaaaaatacttaaaaatacaGTATAACTTAACAtcctttaaaaagaacaaatcaaaaataaatctcCAGCGGCACTTATTACATAAAAATACTGACCCTtcaatttgtttctttcttttaaggTCTCTGGTTGCTACTCCTTTGTGCAACTGTATCTGCTGGTAAGTACTTTATGTACTGAAAATAATATCCTAGATTGTTATGGCAGTAGTTACAAATGTTAGAATTTTAGCATCATTTGTGTATTATGAGGTTGAAATACTACAATCTGAGTTCTGTTGTTTATAATACAAAATAAGGTTATGTTCTTTGAAAACAGTATACTTGGCCTCAACCTGTAACTGTCTGAGTagcaaaattattattaaagatttaaaaaaaataacgcgTTCATAATAATATTGATATCCTTGATTGCAACCTTTGTCCGTTGTAACCATTGCCAAATAAATTTAGATGACTAATAGCAGTTTTACAAGGAGGTGGAACAGATTAGAAAACCCACTTACAGTTAAGTCCATAGGTTTTTGaacaaagtacttttttttttgctaatattGCCTCTGTCCATCACCACAGTgggttttaaatcaaacaatcaagatgtgattacATTGAGGTGCGAACTTTTAGCTTTAATGTAAGtgctttaacaaaagtattgtgttagttgttttaaaattgcatgcatttttatacataatcccccattttcagaggctcaaaagtatTTTGTAATTGAACAAGctaacataatttaaaaaattatgaCTAGTTTTTAATACTTGGATGGATGTCAACATTTACCTGACGTCCAGAACCCAtggacatcaccaaatgctgccTTTTCTGTATTAAGATGTCCAGCATTAACCTTTCCCGCAGTCACCTTCAGTGGTGTGCTTTGGATCGTGAGCTGTTTGTCTCTACTGAACTATTCTATTGAATGTCACACTTACTTTAACAGTTGTTCGAAACGCACTATAGAAATTTAATGCACAATTCACAAGCTGCAGTGTAACCCACTTTATATTTCATATCTgtcatgtaatctttgtttcatCTCATCCCCCCTCCTCTCGCTCTCTTCGCACACATACATGAAACAAATAAGCAACTTAAAAATAACACCTGTTCCAATTACTGCAGGTCACATGTGGCATCATAAGCAAACTGTACAATGATAGCAATCTTACAAAGAAACCACATGCCCGACTACAAGCTGAAAGAGAATTGTTGCATTGCTTTTTCATGGCTgaaattaaccctttaaagcctgagCTGTGAAACAATCGGCAGAAAATTTAAATTCTTGAAAACAGAGAGTTTATTGAGCCATCTGACAAATTTGTTTATAAATTATTATACGTTTTAATTTCCATATATGGTGTttaatttgtattgtatttgCTACATCTGgcatttcagtttaaaaagtcacaaaaaaacTGTATGTATCAAATACGATACAC from Astatotilapia calliptera chromosome 10, fAstCal1.2, whole genome shotgun sequence harbors:
- the ilk gene encoding scaffold protein ILK — protein: MDDIFTQCREGNSVAVRLWLDNTENDLNLGDDHGFSPLHWACREGKNGVVDMLIMRGARINVMNRGDDTPLHLAASHGHRDIVAKLIQCKADPNTVNEHGNTPLHYACFWGQDEVAEDLVASGAQVCICNRYGQTPLDKAKPHLRQLLQEKAEKMGQSLIKVPYKETFWKGTMRTRPRNGTLNKQAGIDYKQLSLLAKINENQSGELWQGRWQGDEIVVKVLQVRDWTTRKSRDFNEEHPKLRIFSHPNILPVLGACQSPPSPHPIIITHYMPYGSLYNILHQGTTLVVDQSQAVKFALDIASGMAFLHTLEPMVSRLYLNSKHIMIDEDMTARISMADAKLSFQCPGRMYSPAWMAPEALQKKPEDINRRSADMWSFAVLLWELVTREVPFADLSHMEIGMKVSLEGLRPTIPPGISPHICKLMRLCMNEDPAKRPKFDMIVPILEKMQDK
- the timm10b gene encoding mitochondrial import inner membrane translocase subunit Tim10 B; this encodes MMDPDQQLRNLRDFLLVYNRMTEICFQRCSSNFNYRNLTMDEERCVDNCAGKLIRSNHRLMGTYVQLMPRMVQRRMEELESKAAENAKEEATSGAAGTEISATHHAPNTSSPLPAELDASVSSELKLSAATPLTPTNETLNAPVLDKAGIGPSYTGGFSQPSVAGGQIDSASSPALFTSSNSTYLSEDASKSESLSGQKESNK